The Methanomassiliicoccales archaeon genome has a segment encoding these proteins:
- a CDS encoding agmatine deiminase family protein, with the protein MKKETPRSLGYNMPAEWVRHDATWLSWPKNPLTFPPEVLEEVESVFAQMTAALSGGETVKILVNDIETEERARGIVEKAGADLRHVVFLKIKSADVWIRDYGPTFLRNEKSGKKAAVKWKFNAWGGKYDDLLYDDIAGQEVVERAGVRYFRPNIVMEGGSIDVNGEGLVLTTEQCLLNKNRNPHLSRKEIEGYLNEYISTPEVIWLSSGIEGDDTDGHIDDFARFSSRTSVLCAHSERGENAPVLARNWRILEDWKDRRGLELQRLPMPEPLYLEEEERNLPASYANFYIGNKVVLLPVFDDPQDRQAIEIMRSHFPGREIVPIMAKELIYGYGGIHCVTQQEPAERE; encoded by the coding sequence GTGAAGAAAGAGACCCCGCGCTCCCTGGGATACAACATGCCCGCTGAATGGGTCAGGCACGACGCCACCTGGCTCTCCTGGCCGAAGAACCCGCTGACCTTCCCCCCGGAGGTGCTGGAGGAGGTGGAGAGTGTGTTCGCACAGATGACCGCCGCCTTGAGCGGAGGGGAGACGGTCAAGATACTGGTGAACGACATTGAGACGGAAGAGCGCGCCAGGGGCATCGTGGAAAAGGCCGGGGCGGACCTGCGCCACGTCGTTTTTCTGAAGATCAAGAGCGCGGATGTGTGGATCCGTGATTACGGGCCTACCTTCCTCCGTAATGAGAAGAGCGGTAAGAAGGCGGCGGTGAAGTGGAAATTCAACGCCTGGGGCGGGAAGTACGACGACCTGCTGTATGACGACATCGCTGGTCAGGAAGTGGTGGAGAGAGCCGGAGTGCGCTATTTCAGACCGAACATCGTCATGGAGGGCGGCTCCATCGACGTCAACGGCGAGGGGCTGGTGCTCACTACCGAGCAATGCCTGCTAAACAAGAACCGAAATCCCCACCTTAGTCGGAAGGAAATCGAGGGATATCTGAATGAGTACATCTCCACGCCCGAGGTGATATGGTTGTCCTCGGGCATCGAGGGCGACGACACCGATGGGCACATCGACGACTTCGCCCGCTTCTCCTCGCGAACGTCGGTCCTATGCGCTCACTCGGAGCGCGGTGAGAACGCTCCGGTGCTGGCCAGGAACTGGAGGATCCTGGAGGATTGGAAGGACCGGCGGGGACTGGAGCTGCAGCGCCTGCCTATGCCCGAGCCGTTGTACCTGGAAGAGGAGGAAAGGAACCTGCCGGCCAGTTACGCCAATTTCTACATCGGCAACAAGGTCGTGCTCCTGCCGGTATTCGACGACCCACAGGACCGTCAGGCCATCGAGATAATGCGCTCGCATTTCCCCGGACGGGAGATCGTGCCCATAATGGCCAAGGAGCTCATATACGGCTACGGCGGGATCCATTGCGTGACCCAGCAGGAACCGGCGGAGCGGGAATGA
- a CDS encoding carbon-nitrogen hydrolase has protein sequence MPSERTLKIGLIQMAMSSDVVSNLHKALRMSEEAAAMGARLVCFPELFTTLYFPREEDPEGKGERGGRLNTIPGQVTEELSALAARNDIVVVGGSIYEAAIEGLFNTSPVFERDGRLLGIYRKTHIPHDEGFYEKHYFAPGDTGFQVFQTSIGRISPLICYDQWFPEAARSVALLGAELVLYPTAIGTVGSIGQAEGDWQQAWENVMRGHAIANAMPVAAVNRVGTEGNTEFFGSSFVCDAFGKTLARGGKGEEIVLADVDMEHGPRVREGWRFFHNRRPECYGLLIKKGKLA, from the coding sequence ATGCCCTCCGAAAGAACGCTGAAGATTGGCCTGATCCAAATGGCTATGTCCTCCGACGTCGTATCCAATCTGCACAAGGCGTTACGCATGTCCGAGGAGGCGGCGGCCATGGGCGCGCGCCTGGTCTGCTTTCCTGAACTATTCACCACTCTCTACTTCCCAAGGGAAGAGGACCCCGAGGGGAAGGGGGAGAGAGGAGGACGGCTCAACACCATTCCAGGACAGGTGACCGAAGAGCTTTCCGCTCTGGCGGCAAGGAACGACATCGTGGTGGTCGGCGGCTCGATATATGAGGCGGCCATCGAGGGACTTTTTAACACCTCTCCAGTGTTCGAGCGGGATGGTCGTCTGCTCGGCATCTACCGCAAGACCCACATCCCTCATGACGAGGGGTTCTACGAGAAACATTACTTCGCTCCAGGCGACACCGGGTTCCAGGTCTTCCAGACCTCGATCGGCCGGATATCACCGCTCATCTGCTATGACCAGTGGTTCCCGGAGGCTGCCCGGTCCGTGGCCCTGTTGGGGGCGGAGCTGGTCCTCTATCCCACGGCCATTGGCACCGTTGGCAGCATCGGTCAGGCCGAGGGGGACTGGCAGCAGGCCTGGGAGAACGTGATGCGCGGACACGCCATCGCCAACGCCATGCCGGTGGCCGCGGTGAACCGCGTGGGGACCGAGGGAAACACAGAGTTCTTCGGCAGCTCCTTCGTCTGCGACGCCTTCGGAAAGACCCTGGCCCGGGGAGGGAAGGGCGAGGAGATCGTTTTGGCGGATGTTGATATGGAACATGGACCAAGGGTCAGGGAGGGGTGGAGGTTCTTCCACAACCGCCGGCCGGAATGCTACGGACTGTTGATCAAGAAGGGCAAGCTCGCCTGA
- a CDS encoding DUF362 domain-containing protein: MPSKVYFSDMHTYQGNSLLDKMEGMLRRAGLERLDLDGKLVAIKTHMGEPGNLAYLRPNFAAVIVKMIKEKGGKPFLTDCNTLYLGKRSNAVDHLNSAMENGFNRIAVGCDVIIADGLRGNEHREVPIGLELCRTAKIGSAIADADVVISLSHFKGHELTGFGGALKNLGMGSGSRCGKMEMHASSQPSVNLKKCVGCGQCVKNCPEQAIALNEHKAVIDHKKCVGCGQCIAVCRYGAPEVEWEESSEIVNKKIAEYAYAVLLDKPNFHVSVIMDVSPNCDCWPFNDVPIVPDIGMAASKDPVALDMACVDLVNKAAVNSGSVLDQKGAKKGDKFKAVHPGTDWMTGLDHAQKIGLGRKEYELVRLK, translated from the coding sequence ATGCCATCCAAGGTCTATTTCAGCGACATGCACACCTACCAAGGAAATAGCCTTCTGGACAAGATGGAGGGAATGCTGCGCCGGGCGGGGCTGGAGCGCCTGGACCTGGACGGGAAGCTGGTGGCCATCAAGACGCACATGGGGGAACCGGGCAACCTGGCCTACCTGCGCCCGAACTTCGCCGCCGTGATTGTGAAGATGATCAAGGAGAAGGGCGGAAAGCCTTTCCTGACCGACTGCAACACCCTGTACCTGGGCAAGAGGTCCAATGCCGTAGACCACCTGAACAGCGCCATGGAGAATGGGTTTAACCGCATCGCCGTGGGCTGCGACGTCATAATCGCCGACGGGCTGAGGGGCAACGAGCATCGGGAGGTGCCTATCGGCCTGGAGCTGTGCCGGACGGCCAAGATCGGTAGCGCCATCGCCGACGCGGACGTGGTGATCTCCCTGTCACATTTCAAGGGGCACGAACTAACCGGATTCGGGGGGGCGCTGAAAAACCTGGGCATGGGCAGCGGCAGCCGCTGCGGGAAGATGGAGATGCACGCCTCCTCCCAGCCTTCGGTGAACTTGAAGAAGTGCGTCGGCTGCGGTCAGTGCGTCAAGAACTGCCCGGAGCAAGCCATCGCCCTGAATGAGCACAAGGCGGTCATCGACCATAAGAAGTGCGTCGGCTGCGGGCAATGCATTGCCGTGTGCCGATACGGCGCTCCGGAGGTGGAGTGGGAGGAGTCTTCGGAGATAGTGAACAAGAAGATCGCCGAATACGCCTACGCGGTCCTGCTGGACAAACCGAACTTCCACGTGAGCGTGATCATGGACGTCTCCCCCAACTGTGACTGCTGGCCCTTCAACGACGTGCCCATCGTGCCCGACATCGGAATGGCCGCCTCCAAGGACCCGGTGGCCCTGGACATGGCCTGCGTCGACCTGGTGAACAAGGCGGCGGTCAACAGCGGTAGCGTCCTGGACCAGAAAGGGGCGAAGAAGGGGGACAAGTTCAAGGCCGTGCACCCCGGCACGGACTGGATGACCGGCCTGGACCACGCCCAGAAGATCGGGCTGGGCAGGAAGGAGTACGAACTGGTCCGGCTGAAGTGA